From a single Miscanthus floridulus cultivar M001 chromosome 8, ASM1932011v1, whole genome shotgun sequence genomic region:
- the LOC136473363 gene encoding uncharacterized protein: protein MEERRRTRARGSDSGGGGRRPSTRAAGAALRRKVRELRRLVPGVEEAPAGALLVRTADYIVRLRARVELLRALAAVYGAAPAPLELADDGADAASADADACAA from the coding sequence ATGGAGGAGAGGCGGAGGACCCGCGCCCGCGGGagcgacagcggcggcggcgggaggcgtCCGTCGACGCGCGCGGCCGGCGCGGCGCTGCGCCGGAAGGTGCGGGAGCTGCGCCGCCTGGTGCCCGGCGTGGAGGAGGCGCCCGCGGGGGCACTGCTCGTCCGCACCGCCGACTACATCGTGCGGCTCCGGGCCAGGGTCGAGCTCCTCCGGGCACTCGCGGCCGTCTACGGCGCAGCGCCGGCGCCGCTGGAACTCGCCGACGACGGTGCGGACGCTGCTAGCGCCGACGCTGATGCGTGCGCTGCATGA